In the genome of Cupriavidus taiwanensis, one region contains:
- a CDS encoding dihydrolipoamide acetyltransferase family protein, translated as MRVFKLPDLGEGLQEAEIVAWHVKTGDTVAADQPLLSVETAKAIVEIPSPYAGSIGKLFAQPGDIVHLGAPLVGFEGAGEDADAGTVVGSVQVGTHVASEAAPPGTAAPAAGMAARVKATPAVRALARRLGVDLAMATASGPEGIVTAADVERVAATLKDLGAPEELRGVRRAMAQNMARAQAEVAAATVMDDADIHAWHAGADVTIRLVRALVAGCRAEPGLNAWYEGQTGRRHVLKKIDVGIAADLPEGLFVPVLRDVGNRDAADLRRGLDRMRADIRARTIAPEEMRGNTITLSNFGMIAGRYAAPIVVPPTVAILGAGRVRDEVVAAGGVPAVHRVMPLSLTFDHRVVTGGEAARFLAAVIADLEMAE; from the coding sequence GGCCTGCAGGAGGCCGAGATCGTGGCCTGGCACGTCAAGACCGGCGACACGGTGGCGGCCGACCAGCCGCTGCTGTCGGTGGAGACCGCCAAGGCGATCGTCGAAATCCCCTCGCCTTATGCCGGCAGCATCGGCAAGCTGTTTGCGCAGCCGGGCGACATCGTGCACCTGGGCGCGCCGCTGGTGGGCTTCGAGGGCGCCGGCGAGGATGCCGACGCCGGCACCGTGGTGGGCTCGGTCCAGGTCGGCACGCACGTGGCCAGCGAAGCCGCGCCGCCCGGCACGGCGGCGCCCGCGGCGGGCATGGCCGCGCGCGTCAAGGCCACGCCGGCGGTACGAGCGCTGGCGCGCCGGCTGGGCGTGGACCTGGCGATGGCGACCGCATCGGGCCCCGAGGGCATCGTCACCGCCGCCGACGTGGAACGGGTCGCCGCCACGCTGAAGGATCTTGGCGCGCCGGAAGAACTGCGCGGCGTGCGCCGCGCGATGGCGCAGAACATGGCGCGCGCGCAGGCGGAAGTGGCCGCCGCCACCGTGATGGACGACGCCGATATCCACGCCTGGCACGCCGGCGCCGACGTCACCATCCGGCTGGTGCGCGCGCTGGTGGCCGGCTGCCGCGCCGAGCCCGGGCTCAACGCCTGGTACGAAGGACAGACCGGGCGCCGCCACGTGCTGAAGAAGATCGACGTCGGCATTGCCGCCGACCTGCCCGAGGGCCTGTTCGTGCCGGTGCTGCGCGATGTCGGCAACCGCGACGCCGCCGACCTGCGCCGCGGGCTCGACCGCATGCGCGCCGATATCCGCGCGCGCACCATCGCCCCCGAGGAGATGCGCGGCAACACCATCACGCTGTCCAACTTCGGCATGATCGCCGGGCGCTATGCGGCGCCGATCGTGGTGCCGCCCACCGTGGCGATCCTGGGCGCCGGGCGCGTGCGCGATGAAGTGGTCGCGGCCGGCGGCGTGCCCGCGGTGCACCGGGTCATGCCGCTGAGCCTGACCTTCGACCACCGCGTGGTCACGGGCGGGGAAGCGGCGCGGTTCCTGGCGGCGGTGATTGCGGATCTGGAGATGGCGGAATAG
- a CDS encoding ribbon-helix-helix domain-containing protein, translated as MESKTARLTILIDPVKKKAFETLCAAQDLTPSQVVRQLIRDYLAQHGVDYATKPKPAGSTRQKK; from the coding sequence ATGGAATCCAAGACCGCCCGCCTTACCATCCTGATCGATCCGGTCAAGAAGAAGGCCTTTGAAACGCTGTGCGCCGCACAGGACCTGACGCCGTCGCAGGTGGTGCGCCAGCTGATCCGCGATTACCTGGCGCAGCATGGCGTGGATTACGCCACCAAGCCCAAACCGGCGGGCAGCACGCGCCAGAAGAAGTAA